The following coding sequences are from one Frigoribacterium sp. Leaf415 window:
- a CDS encoding sugar phosphate isomerase/epimerase family protein, producing MTTASPISVQLYTVRDAIAADLPGTLKRIADLGYTQVEPYAFVDRVDEYAEALPAAGLTAPSAHVGLIGKDLEPIFAAATRLGVGTIIDPHIDETRWVTREDVEGIAKELGEIADAAAAHDLTIGYHNHAFELENLIDGTPALEVFAAALPANVVLEIDTYWVEVGGVDAAELLARLGDKVQFLHVKDGPKNKNDVEQVAVGRGSMPVRDILQAARQATPVVELDDHAGDVFTALADSLEFLQGVRA from the coding sequence GTGACCACCGCAAGCCCGATCTCGGTCCAGCTCTACACGGTCAGAGACGCCATCGCCGCCGACCTGCCCGGCACCCTGAAGCGCATCGCCGACCTCGGCTACACCCAGGTCGAGCCCTACGCGTTCGTCGACCGAGTCGACGAGTACGCCGAGGCCCTGCCCGCCGCCGGGCTCACGGCGCCCAGTGCGCACGTCGGCCTGATCGGCAAGGACCTCGAGCCGATCTTCGCCGCCGCCACCCGCCTCGGCGTCGGCACGATCATCGACCCGCACATCGACGAGACCCGCTGGGTCACCCGCGAGGACGTCGAGGGCATCGCGAAGGAGCTCGGTGAGATCGCCGACGCGGCCGCCGCCCACGACCTCACCATCGGCTACCACAACCACGCCTTCGAGCTCGAGAACCTGATCGACGGCACCCCCGCCCTCGAGGTGTTCGCAGCGGCCCTGCCCGCGAACGTCGTGCTCGAGATCGACACCTACTGGGTCGAGGTCGGCGGCGTCGACGCCGCCGAGCTGCTCGCCCGCCTCGGCGACAAGGTGCAGTTCCTCCACGTGAAGGACGGCCCGAAGAACAAGAACGACGTCGAGCAGGTCGCCGTCGGCCGCGGCTCCATGCCCGTCCGCGACATCCTGCAGGCGGCCCGCCAGGCCACGCCCGTCGTCGAGCTCGACGACCACGCCGGTGACGTCTTCACCGCGCTCGCCGACAGCCTCGAGTTCCTCCAGGGGGTCCGCGCATGA
- a CDS encoding ROK family transcriptional regulator yields MSDTTRSSALGSTGASEIFQLLRDGAPRTRAELAAMTGLARSTIGLRLDVLAELGLVGPYADAVSTGGRPPSRVALVPSARVVLAADFGAGHVNLALTDLMGVELTSDRRLIDIADGPETTLGGMVTGADALLDRLGRTRDDLIGIGIGLPGPVQFSTGRPVNPPIMPGWDGFDVPGWVRRHLDVPVLVDNDVNIMALGERSHAWPGTDHFLFVKVATGIGSGIISGGRLQRGAQGIAGDIGHVQIPRGAGVVCHCGNVGCLEAVASGPALARSLRALGHDCEGGRQVVELVRAGNLDAVQAVRQAGRDLGEVLTACVNMINPSVIAIGGSMAQAGEHLLAGVREVVYQRSMPLATEHLSIVPSRAGDRAGLMGASMLAIHHALSPAAIDELAAAV; encoded by the coding sequence ATGTCCGACACGACGCGGTCGTCCGCCCTCGGCAGCACGGGAGCCAGCGAGATCTTCCAGCTGCTCCGCGACGGCGCGCCGCGCACCCGGGCCGAGCTCGCGGCGATGACCGGCCTCGCCCGATCGACCATCGGCCTGCGACTCGACGTCCTGGCCGAGCTCGGTCTCGTCGGCCCCTACGCCGACGCCGTCTCGACCGGCGGTCGCCCTCCCTCGCGAGTGGCCCTCGTCCCGTCGGCCCGCGTCGTCCTGGCCGCCGACTTCGGAGCCGGCCACGTCAACCTCGCCCTGACCGACCTGATGGGCGTCGAGCTGACCAGCGACCGTCGCCTGATCGACATCGCCGACGGGCCCGAGACGACCCTCGGCGGCATGGTCACCGGGGCGGACGCCCTGCTCGACCGGCTCGGTCGCACCCGCGACGACCTGATCGGCATCGGCATCGGCCTGCCCGGCCCCGTGCAGTTCAGCACGGGGCGACCGGTCAACCCGCCGATCATGCCCGGCTGGGACGGCTTCGACGTGCCGGGGTGGGTCAGACGTCACCTCGACGTGCCCGTCCTCGTCGACAACGACGTCAACATCATGGCCCTGGGCGAGCGCAGCCACGCGTGGCCGGGCACCGACCACTTCCTGTTCGTCAAGGTCGCCACCGGCATCGGCTCGGGCATCATCTCGGGCGGCCGCCTGCAGCGTGGCGCCCAGGGCATCGCGGGCGACATCGGCCACGTGCAGATCCCCCGCGGGGCCGGCGTCGTCTGCCACTGCGGCAACGTCGGCTGCCTCGAGGCCGTCGCCTCGGGCCCGGCCCTCGCCCGCTCGCTGCGGGCCCTCGGCCACGACTGCGAGGGGGGCCGCCAGGTCGTCGAGCTCGTCCGGGCCGGAAACCTCGACGCGGTGCAGGCCGTGCGGCAGGCGGGTCGCGACCTCGGCGAGGTGCTGACCGCCTGCGTCAACATGATCAATCCCTCGGTCATCGCGATCGGCGGCTCGATGGCGCAGGCCGGCGAGCACCTGCTGGCCGGCGTGCGCGAGGTCGTCTACCAGCGCTCGATGCCGCTCGCGACCGAGCACCTGAGCATCGTGCCGTCCCGGGCGGGCGACCGGGCGGGACTCATGGGGGCGAGCATGCTCGCCATCCACCACGCCCTCTCCCCCGCCGCGATCGACGAGCTCGCCGCCGCCGTCTGA
- a CDS encoding Gfo/Idh/MocA family protein, translating into MSDVTTASRPAVASDGKTGPVGVGVIGAGVISDQYLGNLTQFPDLKVLFIADIDQDRAAAQAEKWGVPASGTVDELLALDDVEIVVNLTIPAAHVDVALRAVAAGKHVWGEKPYALDRESGARLLAAAKEAGVRVAVAPDTFLGAGLQTGLRVVKRGDIGTPLTGLALFQVPGPESWHPSPEFLFAYGAGPMFDVGPYYLTTLVQVFGPVAKVTATASKARDSRVIGSGPKAGTVFPVEVPTHVSALLQFESGASAQAVFSFDSKLARAGFVEIAGTEGTAVFPDPNEFEGDTTVHTGTDEPAVVAATGSTFTRGTGVAELAQAIREGRRERVPGELAFHVLDVMVSLAESAERDESVRVDSTLEPTPELPESWDPSAPTLG; encoded by the coding sequence ATGAGCGACGTGACCACGGCCTCGCGACCCGCCGTCGCCTCCGACGGCAAGACCGGCCCGGTCGGAGTCGGGGTCATCGGCGCCGGCGTGATCAGCGACCAGTACCTCGGCAACCTCACGCAGTTCCCCGACCTGAAGGTCCTCTTCATCGCCGACATCGACCAGGACCGCGCCGCGGCCCAGGCCGAGAAGTGGGGCGTCCCCGCCAGCGGCACGGTCGACGAGCTGCTCGCCCTCGACGACGTCGAGATCGTCGTCAACCTGACGATCCCGGCGGCCCACGTCGACGTGGCCCTGCGGGCCGTCGCCGCCGGCAAGCACGTCTGGGGCGAGAAGCCCTACGCGCTCGACCGCGAGAGCGGCGCCCGGCTGCTGGCGGCCGCGAAGGAGGCCGGCGTCCGCGTGGCGGTCGCCCCCGACACCTTCCTCGGTGCCGGCCTGCAGACCGGCCTCCGGGTCGTGAAGCGCGGCGACATCGGCACTCCCCTGACCGGTCTCGCACTCTTCCAGGTGCCCGGGCCCGAGTCGTGGCACCCGAGCCCCGAGTTCCTCTTCGCCTACGGTGCCGGTCCGATGTTCGACGTCGGCCCGTACTACCTGACCACGCTCGTCCAGGTCTTCGGACCCGTCGCGAAGGTCACGGCCACGGCGTCGAAGGCGCGCGACAGCCGCGTCATCGGCTCGGGGCCCAAGGCCGGCACGGTGTTCCCCGTCGAGGTGCCCACGCACGTCAGCGCCCTGCTGCAGTTCGAGAGCGGTGCCAGCGCGCAGGCCGTCTTCAGCTTCGACTCGAAGCTGGCGCGCGCCGGCTTCGTCGAGATCGCCGGCACCGAGGGCACGGCCGTGTTCCCCGACCCGAACGAGTTCGAGGGCGACACGACGGTCCACACCGGCACCGACGAGCCGGCGGTCGTCGCGGCCACGGGCTCGACCTTCACCCGCGGCACCGGCGTCGCCGAACTCGCCCAAGCGATCCGCGAGGGCCGCCGTGAGCGCGTGCCCGGCGAGCTCGCCTTCCACGTCCTCGACGTCATGGTCTCGCTCGCCGAGTCCGCCGAACGCGACGAGAGCGTCCGCGTCGACTCGACCCTCGAGCCGACACCCGAACTGCCCGAGAGCTGGGACCCCTCGGCCCCGACCCTCGGCTGA